AGATTATTTCTGTGCGTTCAGGTAGTATACCGCCACCAACAGGATTGTCGGCAGAGGCATTGAGTTCAACGTCTATAAAGGTTACATGGAATGCCGTCACAGATCCAGATTTAACTGGGTACAAGATCAAATGTGGACTAGATTCAAGCATAGTGCAGATAAACGACGTCAGTCCGaatgaaacagaaacaatatttgACAGTTTAAAACCGTACAGGGAGTATCAAATACTCGCGCAGTGTCAAGGTCCAGGCACAGCACTTGGGACGATTGAGTTCATTTACTGCAGGACACTAGAGGACAGTAAGTCAATAAGTTGTTTTCCTTCGTCTTTCCTTTTTCTCATATTGCTTAGTAATAACCTCGTAGAGGGCAAATCAGAACATTTAAATGGACATCTCGTTCTGTTTAAATCCTTTCGTAATCGGATGATCCTTTATCACCAGTGTGTAGTCATTTCATGTAATGAGTCTACTGCGCATAAGCGAAAATCCGCGTGCAACAAAAAATAGTTTCAAATCGCTTTTCTTCTTTCATCgggtaattttgcaaaatagtcCCAGTTCTTTTTTTTCGATCATTTTTTTTAACGTGTGTCATTACATACGTGCTAAAAttcctgctgatgtgcagcgtgctcggaaggttatatatgattggtcgattgtcactattcacagcaacttagggagtttttTCGTAGTATTTAATTAcaacggtaagattcagccacccaattggatatcAGCTAccgagatgctgcacatcagccctAAAATTTTTATAAACATTAAGTCGACCAGCCGTGATCActattaaacacgattggaactaatttgggataattagatggtgaagttatgtctttaaaatatgcaaatgtaagctaatctgcttttctttttaagttacacacttgtttttgtgagtaatttgtaatattgagacattcagctatagggcacctaagatttttgagaaatttgagaaatatgaagatccaattatcccaaaatagttccactCGTGTTATTAGAAGAACTTAAAAGTAAGGTACAGGAGTACTATTTGTCGTTGAACTCACATTATCCCTTCACCTGTAGTGGCCTacaaatacaataaatacaaaTCGATCTCTTGTCACCATCCTCATAAATATTCCTGTTACAAATCTTCTCACTTCATGCGCGGTGTCTTCTTCCAGGTCCGAGTGCGCCACCTCCCGACGTCACAGCAAATGCTCTCTCTTTTCACGCCGTTGCTGTTACTTGGTCAGAGGTGGTTGAAGACAGCAAAAATGGCGTGATTCTTGGTTATCGCGTTCTCTACAACATGGAAAGCACTCCCCAAGATGAACATCGCGTTGAAGTTTTGGAGGAAACGACAACAGTGGTAAACGTAACCGGACTCGATGCTGGTACTGCCTACGATTTTTCTGTTCTGGCTTTCACGTCCGTGGGAGATGGCCCTGCAAGTGATGTCGTTCAAGAGAGTACGTTTATGCCGATAACGACAACAGCACCAACAACGGTGACGAAAACAAACTTCATGGACACTACGCAAGGAAAAGGTAGGAGAAGGCGATACATTCTACGAGCTTTTTGTGTGAAATAGTGGCGTTTGCTTCCTTTCGAAATAATCCGCAACGTCCGGGCCAACTTTTTTATATACCGATAATTAAGTGTTGCCATTTTAGGAACAACAGATGTACAACTCTGAGGTTTGTTTAAATGTGTGGATGATCAATATCACAAATACACTAACATGCGCGTTATTTTAATAATGAGACGGTTGATGACGATGCCATTAATTACTGTAAACGCACAGTTAAGATCAGATAAAGAAATCACGCAGAATAAGTTTGCGCATTATTCCAATTAATAAGGCTTtagtaaacttttgaaaagcGACCATTATAGCAAGTAATTAAAGCGACATTGGACATGCTGAAAATTAGAAAACTGAGAAATAGCCGGAAATGAGAACAAGAACGACGTGCAAACATTTACAGTTATAACGATACGTAAGCAGAGTGCAAACACCAACGAGTTCAAGTTGTCGAGAGTTGAAATCCGTTGACCAACAACAAACAACGATGTATTTCAACCGATATTGTTAGTATCCATAGTCAAATAAGCAAAATCTAACCAAAATAACTTCGGACAGTTTGACTTTGTCCATTCTAATATTGTGAtacgagagaaacaaaataaataataattgcAATTAGTTTTATAATCTTCATCATTGTTCCCGTGGAAGTGATAGGCTATTCGCCCAAAACACTTATAAGTTCAAAATAGGACTAAAACCCCGTAATTGCCTCAATATTTAACCAATCGCCAGGTTCGTTCAATGTCAACGAACACAAATGATGGACTATTACAGGGTCAATTTAAGTATTGAAactattataatattatatcatttcAATCTTTGTGAGATAAATTCTTTTATACAAGAAAACTGATACTGAAAAATATCACTCATTCCGGGTTGTTATTTAAGATTCTATGACCTAAAAACGTTCATAACCTTTTAAAAATCGGTCGAacattatttgcatatatttttacatttcactGAACATGATCTTTCGTCCATGCGTACAAGTTGAGCAGCGCGCCGTCTTGTTTTTATGATGCTTAGTGGGAAGGCCATGGGTTGAACACGTGAAAAGCGATGTTCTGAAGCAGGTTTTTTGGCAGGTAGGCGAGTAAAATTTATCATCGGCTGCAAGGAAACTTTATTCTATGCTAATCGGACAACTCAGAAGAAAGCCCAAGTCAGAATTCGGCTTTTACGTCGGGTGTCGGAGGATGGCGAAATCATGCGCAGAAAAGAGGGAAATGGAGAATTGCGAAGTGGAAGAGAGTTAGGGGTGTTCGCAAGGACTGAGTTGATAGAGATGAAAAATACGTGTGCGTTTTGGAGAACTTTTTAAATCTTAGTGAGAGGACAGATACGGACAGCTTTCATGTTGCTAGAAATTTCATTGTGTTGAAGGAACATGAGAATAGAATGTTTCTGTACTATCAAAGACGGCTCGTTTGCTACCTCagtacacacatgtacataccaACCTCATTCCAAATGGACtgctttgaaatatcaaaatgagaAGTGTaccataaacacgattggaactaatttgggataattggatcttcatatttttcaaatttctcaaaagtgcttGGTGCCATATACCTGAATgtagcaatattacaaattactcataaaaacaatcgtgtgtggatagagggactgtggtgtaacttaaaaagaagcagatgagcttacatttgcaggtaaaaacgaccttacttcaccaatTATCCAAAACCAATCGTGTTCATAATATAGAATTCTCAGGTGCAACAAAAGTACTGATATAGTCCGCGTTTTGGTGCGAGTAATAGTTTGGGGTAGCCGTATAAATGTGTTCGAACAAAACTCCCGTCCGCTAACTTTCTCAAAATGCGCATTTCTCTTTTATTTTCGAATATAAAGTCACTGAccttgaacttttgacgtcaccCCTTAATCGCACTACAAGAACTTCATACATTGTAACAAGAAAAGGAAATTATTGTAAGATGATCTTCGACTTCTGACCTGTGACCTCTATCTTCAATGCAGGTGATATATGTGCAACTGTGCCTTGTCAAAACAATGGCACTTGCATCGATGAATATTTGGACTACACTTGCGACTGCGCAGTTGGTTGGACTGGTAATAACTGTGACATTGGTAAGTCTCAAAATACAACTGTACATGATCAAAAGGTGGCCAGCTTTTTTACTTTTGGGTCTGATGCTAAGAAACCTTTTGATGAAGATACCTTCGAACCAAAAGGGGACAGTATGTCGAATCTTTTAATAATAGTCCGACAAACATTGCCATTTGTCTTAATTTtcctttttattttcatgtctttcattttaatttaattttaatttaatttattgacagaaatgtgagaggatacacatattgactggtcaTAAGACTGGTCATTTATTTCCCTGGGGCATGTGGGTAGTCCCCAGACAATCTGTTCCATAAAGCTGGAAGCCGAGGCAGACAGACCACTCGTTGCGACTCACAGGCTAGAGGAAATACCAACCTATGCTGTTTCCCGAATACAGCCAGTCAATATCTGTTTTATGATAAACCTTACAAATATCCCCATATTGGAATTGGAAATCGAGAAATCTCTCAGTTACCATACATTTCGGTCATGGACAAAACTGCTTTCTTGATGGTTCTTGGAATGAGTGCATGCGTAGTTGTCGCTTTCAAACTTATCAAGGTAACAGTTGACCGAACTATTAACCAGTCGGGTAACAGTTACCGGGatcttttcatatttcagtgCCAAAATAATGTACACCGCATGATAAATTTGGCGAATTACGACTGAAATGTAGGAACAAGTCTATTCTAATAGCCACGGTCGAGTTATGTTACGTTGTAATTTCAACAGtgacaaaattattaaagtATCCCAtttcttttttacattttgacagCCGACCCGGACCAGATATCAAGCCCCCTCGTAAACACAGCAGTGGTTGTCGTCAGTCTGGTAGCATCAGTAGTCATTGTCGTTGCCGTGATCGCCGCGTCCGTTCGTCTCTATAATCTCAAGTGTGCCAAAAACATAATTACGCCGGTGACGTCACGAGCGGAAATGACGCAAGCCGCCGCTTAGTGTCCAAGAGGATGAACAGGCATGACGTCCACGACTTCAAGGAGTTTTCAATGATATCGTTTTTATTCGCCTCAATCTATGCAACTCTCAATTTTTGCGCAGATCTTCACATGGAAGTGACGTCAAGTTTATTCTTGGTCATGGTGTCTTAAAAGTTGCTACATCTCTAGGGTTTatttaatgataaaaatgattctCGTTTTCTTTATTGGACGAAAAAGAATATACACCAAAATCACAACAGTTCAAGATGTCTcaacaaaaaaaacactttacatgtaataaatcAGACATATACCCGGACTACAGACAGGTTGATATGTTCGACAAAGATAATAGTATTTCTTGATTATTACCCAATGGCAATGCCCTTCTTCTTCTGTTGATGAGGCAGTAAAATTACTGTCAGCTTCTACGGATTAAAGCGATAATACTGCATCGCTTTTGAACTCTCTTATATCTGTATCGGTATGCTGAAGCTGGTTCTTTGAACAAAGTTGGTCACGGAAGAACGGTTATGCTAAAGATTTACATCTCCTCAGACTTCCGAAGGGTGTCTGATACTTACAAACTACTTTAGTGGTTAAATGTGAAAAGTATGACATTATGACAATAGCTGTAACCTCCattatcattttcatcattataTTTGTGCAAAGCCCGAGTAATTTTTCTTAATACTCTCCTTATAAAGTATGGTGATGTACTACAATTGCGGACCCAAAATAAGCGGAGCAGAGTACATTGTGGAGTGCAATGTTTGCtggagtccattatgggccggaaggggtacattattgctatcatTTTATAAGCGATGTcgatgaatttgtagatgtagaaaacatcttgggtcacaatgctggataatcggacacattatcagtaataatctgagggtatgacgtcacaaaattcactggtattgacaaagctatgatGTAATATTTAACACAACACACATAGCAGTCTGTGTGAGTAACTTAAATACTAGTGGTAATTTCGACAGAAACAAATATAAGGaggaaatttaaacaaaagttACAGCGAATGAAGTTTTGATTACATGAAGATTCATTCGGGGTAGGCGAGGCGTCATATCGAACTTAAGATATTTAATTACGGAAGTTAAGTATCATTGACGCGAATTCACTCTAGTGAAGTTCAAGGTACTATGCCAAAAGTCACGTGATGCTTCATTCATTTGTGTTCTGTGATTCCTTCAAAAAGTATTCGGAAAACTGGGTGGCGGTGTGCATCGgaaatgataatttattgtacttttgTAATAACCTTTGGCACACATTCTTGCTCCATGGCGCTCTCTTGTCCTGAAACAGTGGCACGAATAATTTATATAGATTTGTGAAATTCCTGCACGCAAGGGAAATATTTCCTTCCTATGTAAGGGAATTTATGATATGGTGATTTTCTGTGCTTTTCAATTGTATATTAAATGATTTTTCGGTGAAGAACCCTCAACAGTTGCACCACATTCTGATTGCGATGGTTTTGTTTGGCGAACATCATTTTACTGTAATCTTAATAgatttacatttcaaataagATGAATATTTTAAGTGTAGCCTACACATTGTGTTATGAATGCGACTATTTATTTTGATAACCAGTATCTTGTGTGTAATTTCGTTACGTTCCTAAGTAAATTGAAGAATAAACAAGCGATGCAACGCCCTGAGTTTTAGTTTAATGTGCGAATGCAACGATGCTGGCGATAATGAGTCGGTCTACCTGACAGGAACGCCATACATGGAGTGTTTTTGTCGTGTCCGGTGACGAGTGGGAACCGAAAACGCCAGCGTCACCAATGATGTCTTGCTGGCCGCAAAGAGAGGCGTCGTCGCCGACCGCACCGCGGCGATTAGCGGCGCCCTACCCTCCGTTGCTCATGTAGGAGTCATGATTACTGATTGCCCGCTTCCTTAGTCACCATATCCGTCACCACATATCGCCCAACTATTTGGTGATGTCACCTTTGCTTTGTGAGctctttgatcaaattttaacCCCGAGACAGACATAAATAAACTACTGATCACCGAAACCACACCATACCTATTTGCGACGTCGAAGTACACTGTAGCTGCCATCATGGCCAAGAAAGCGATCATTTATATCGTCTTTAGTATCATTATCGGATCTAGTACCCTCGCAGCA
This is a stretch of genomic DNA from Ptychodera flava strain L36383 chromosome 21, AS_Pfla_20210202, whole genome shotgun sequence. It encodes these proteins:
- the LOC139121278 gene encoding receptor-type tyrosine-protein phosphatase S-like, encoding MRVTFIHLLQLLTGISVFSLGQGSIPPPTGLSAEALSSTSIKVTWNAVTDPDLTGYKIKCGLDSSIVQINDVSPNETETIFDSLKPYREYQILAQCQGPGTALGTIEFIYCRTLEDSPSAPPPDVTANALSFHAVAVTWSEVVEDSKNGVILGYRVLYNMESTPQDEHRVEVLEETTTVVNVTGLDAGTAYDFSVLAFTSVGDGPASDVVQESTFMPITTTAPTTVTKTNFMDTTQGKGDICATVPCQNNGTCIDEYLDYTCDCAVGWTGNNCDIADPDQISSPLVNTAVVVVSLVASVVIVVAVIAASVRLYNLKCAKNIITPVTSRAEMTQAAA